In the Qipengyuania gelatinilytica genome, GCAAGCGCGGAGAGATCGTTCAGATGGTCCAGTCGGGCGAAGCTGCCGAACGGGCCGGCATCGAGCCGGGCGACATCGTGATTTCGGTCAACGGCCGGGACGTGACGCCTGACCAGACCCTGTCCTTCCTCGTCGCCAATGTCGCGCCGGGCACCACTATTCCGGTGGAAGTCATCCGCGATGGCGAACGCCGCCAACTCAATGTCACTCTCGGCAAGCGTCCTAGCGAAGAGGAACTTCGCCAGCGCCAGATGTTCGATCCGGATGCTGAGCCGGAAGACGACATGGCGCCGAGCGACAACGAGGTGATCCAGGAGCGCCTTGGCCTGCAGGTCCTCGAGCTCACGCCGCAGATCGCGCGCCAGCTTGGTGCAAGCAGCGTTACGAGCGGTCTCGTGATCGCATCGGTCAACCAGAACTCGGACGCGGCCCGCAAGGGTCTCCAGCGCGGCGACATCATCCTGACGGCGAACTATCGCCCGATGGTCGAGGTGGCCGATCTGGAGAAAACCATTCGCGGCGCAGAAGCTGACGGACGCGATGCGGTCCTGCTGCGCTTCCAACGCCGCGGCGGGCAGCCTGTATACAGAGCCGTGCGACTGCGCTGATCTCTGATCACAGCACATAGAAAAGGCCCTCCCGGTTCGCACCGGAAGGGCCTTTTTCTTTGCCTGCTGCCGGGCGGCCCTAGTTGCGGGGCCGCGGTTCCGGCCTCTGCGGCCGCTCGTCTCGCCCGATGGCATTGTCGAGGAAGTCGTCGTCGATCGCTTGCGGTGCGCCATCTTCGCCGCGCCCGGTAGTCGTATCGGGTCGCGGTCCCGGCACGCGCTGGGGACGACCGGACCGGTCGAACTCGTCATCGAATTGGCGCTGCACCCCGCCTTCGCCCGGCAAGGGCAGGTCACCGCCCGGCTGGTCGCTCCGGCCGGGTTCGATCATATTGCCCTGCTCGTCGATGTAGTAATAATCGTCGGGATTGCCGAAGAAGTAATCGTCTTCCGCATCCATCTGCCATTCGGGCAGCTGTAGCTCGGTGTCGAATTCCTCGACCGGACGATCCTTCACTGCGTAGCGCATATAGGCGGCAAAGGCCTGCGCAGGCGCACGTCCGCCCTGAAGCCCGCCGACGCGGCGGTTGTCGTCGCGGCCCATCCATACGCCGGTGGTAATCCCGGAAGAGAACCCGACGAAATAGCCATCCTTGTTCGAGCTGGTCGTGCCGGTCTTGCCGGCAACCGGCCTGCCGATCTGGGCCGCACGACCGGTGCCGGTCTGGACGGCCGCCTGCAGCAGGTCGGTAATGCCGCGCGCGACGTGGTCGGGCACCAGCTGGGTGCTGCGCGCCTTGCGGTGCTGGTAGAGCAACTCGCCGTCGGCCGTCGTCACCTTGACGATGCCATAGGGCTCGACGGAGGACCCGCCAGCCGAAACGGCCGCAAAGGCACGCGTCATGTCGAGCAGGCGCACCTCGTTCGAACCGAGCACCATTGCCGGATAGGTATTGATCGGCGTGCTGATCCCGAAGCGCCTTGCCATCGAGGCGACCTGCGAGAAGCCGACCTCGTTACCGAGCTGCGCTGCCACGGTGTTGATCGAATAGGCGAAGGCTGTGCGCAGGTTCGTCTCGCCGATATTGCGGCCATTCGAGTTGCGCGGGCTCCACCCGCCGATGGACACTTCGGTATCCACCACGCGGTCGTTCGGCGTGTAACCTGCTTCAAGCGCCGCGAGATAGACGAACAGCTTCCAGCTCGAACCGGGCTGGCGCATGGCGTTGGTCGCGCGATTGTAATTGGTCTCGACGTAGTCGGTGCCGCCCACCAGCGCGAGGATTGCTCCGTCGCGGTCGAGGCTGACCAGCGCGCCCTGCGCACCATCGGGTGCATTGGCCTGTACGGCAGTCGTGGCTGCCTTCTGCATGCCGGGATCGAGCGTGGTCCAGACTTCGATCGGCTCGAAGGTCTCGGGCAGCAGCAGTTCCAGCTGCGGCAACGCCCAGTCGGTGAAGTAGCGGACCGAGTTGGTGCCCTGCTCCTGCTTCAGGTTCACCGCGGACACATCGACCTTGGCCTGGTCGGCGGTAATCCGGCCCTGCTCGCGCATGAGACGCAGCACGACGCTGGCGCGGCCTACAGCGGCATCGACATCGGCAGTCGGCGAATAGCGGCTCGGCGCCTTGACGAGCCCGGCGATGATCGCGGCCTCGGCAGTCGAAAGCTCGGTCGCCGGATGGCTGAAGAACTTACGGCTCGCCGAATCGATGCCATATGCGCCGCCGCCGAAATAGACCTTGTTGAGATAGAGCTCGAGGATCTGCTCCTTCGAAAACTTCCATTCGAGCGCCATCGCCAGCACCGCCTCGCGTGCCTTGCGGTCCAGCGAGCGGTTGGAGTTGAGGAAGACATTACGCGCAAGCTGCTGCGTGATCGTCGAGGTCGCACCCAGGCGATCTTCGCCCGTCGCCCAGACGTAGACTGCGCGCGCAAGGCCGTAAGGATCGACGCCGGGATGCGAATAGTAACGCCGGTCTTCGACCGAGATCATCGCGTCCTTCATCACCTGCGGGATTTCGTCGGAAGAGATCCAGCGGCCGTAGCTCGGCCCGAGCTCGACCAGCTCGCTGCCGTCGCGCGCGCGCACGACGATGGTCTGTGCGTTCTGGGTCGCCTTGAGCTGGTAGAAGCTGGGCAGCGAACGCGCGGCAAATGCCACCGCAATGGCAATGAACAGCGCACCGAGCAGCGCCGCCGCGCCGCCCCAGATGACGATCCGCTTGCTCCACTTCCTAAGCGGGCTGAAGT is a window encoding:
- a CDS encoding transglycosylase domain-containing protein; this translates as MTKRGSRRKGATRAERAARAEAEGKRDFSPLRKWSKRIVIWGGAAALLGALFIAIAVAFAARSLPSFYQLKATQNAQTIVVRARDGSELVELGPSYGRWISSDEIPQVMKDAMISVEDRRYYSHPGVDPYGLARAVYVWATGEDRLGATSTITQQLARNVFLNSNRSLDRKAREAVLAMALEWKFSKEQILELYLNKVYFGGGAYGIDSASRKFFSHPATELSTAEAAIIAGLVKAPSRYSPTADVDAAVGRASVVLRLMREQGRITADQAKVDVSAVNLKQEQGTNSVRYFTDWALPQLELLLPETFEPIEVWTTLDPGMQKAATTAVQANAPDGAQGALVSLDRDGAILALVGGTDYVETNYNRATNAMRQPGSSWKLFVYLAALEAGYTPNDRVVDTEVSIGGWSPRNSNGRNIGETNLRTAFAYSINTVAAQLGNEVGFSQVASMARRFGISTPINTYPAMVLGSNEVRLLDMTRAFAAVSAGGSSVEPYGIVKVTTADGELLYQHRKARSTQLVPDHVARGITDLLQAAVQTGTGRAAQIGRPVAGKTGTTSSNKDGYFVGFSSGITTGVWMGRDDNRRVGGLQGGRAPAQAFAAYMRYAVKDRPVEEFDTELQLPEWQMDAEDDYFFGNPDDYYYIDEQGNMIEPGRSDQPGGDLPLPGEGGVQRQFDDEFDRSGRPQRVPGPRPDTTTGRGEDGAPQAIDDDFLDNAIGRDERPQRPEPRPRN